A single genomic interval of Saccharothrix saharensis harbors:
- a CDS encoding ABC transporter permease — MAAVRARGRVVRFVVLLVLGAFFLLPLVAMVEFSTRGAGGTRGLASWAAIADDPDLVEAIVVSVQLAAASSLLVLVLLVPTMTWIRLRLPALRRLVEFLCLLPVAIPAIVLVVGMAPLYAWVNYLLGDSPLTLAFAYAVLVLPFAYRAIDAGLSAIDLKTLAEAARGLGASWGTVLLRVVVPNIRTALIGASLLSVALVLGEFTVASLLNFDTLQVRVNLLGKRDAGVSIAVSLMSLLFAFALLFLLSFIGRRRRAAVGEG, encoded by the coding sequence ATGGCAGCGGTGAGGGCACGGGGTCGCGTCGTGCGGTTCGTGGTCCTGCTGGTGCTCGGTGCGTTCTTCCTGCTGCCGCTGGTCGCGATGGTGGAGTTCTCCACGCGGGGCGCCGGCGGCACGCGCGGTCTGGCGTCGTGGGCGGCGATCGCGGACGACCCGGACCTGGTCGAGGCGATCGTGGTGTCGGTGCAGCTCGCGGCCGCCAGTTCCCTGCTCGTGCTGGTGCTGCTGGTGCCGACGATGACGTGGATCAGGCTGCGGCTGCCCGCGTTGCGGCGGCTGGTGGAGTTCCTGTGCCTGCTGCCGGTGGCGATCCCGGCGATCGTGCTGGTGGTGGGCATGGCGCCGCTGTACGCGTGGGTGAACTACCTGCTCGGCGACTCGCCGTTGACCCTGGCGTTCGCCTACGCGGTGCTGGTGCTGCCGTTCGCCTACCGGGCGATCGACGCGGGCCTGTCCGCGATCGACCTGAAGACGTTGGCGGAAGCGGCCCGCGGGCTGGGCGCGTCCTGGGGCACGGTGCTGCTCCGGGTCGTCGTGCCCAACATCCGGACCGCGCTGATCGGCGCGTCGCTGCTGTCGGTGGCGCTGGTGCTCGGCGAGTTCACCGTCGCGTCGCTGCTGAACTTCGACACGCTGCAGGTGCGGGTCAACCTGCTCGGCAAGCGCGACGCGGGCGTGTCGATCGCGGTGTCGCTGATGAGCCTGCTGTTCGCGTTCGCGCTGCTGTTCCTGCTCTCGTTCATCGGCAGGCGGCGGCGTGCCGCCGTCGGGGAAGGCTGA
- a CDS encoding ABC transporter ATP-binding protein, whose product MGYLRLDGLRKAFGGQTALDGLDLDLAEGELVSLLGPSGCGKTTALRIVAGFETADAGSVLVAGRDITGVPANRRDMGMVFQAYSLFPNMTVTQNVAFGLRLRKAPDRAGRVAELLELVGLAHLGKRYPHQLSGGQQQRVALARALAIRPRVLLLDEPLSALDAKVRVTLRDEIRRIQTELGMTTLFVTHDQEEALAVSDRVGVMSHGRLEQLDTPAVVYREPASAFVARFVGVTNALHGVAEAGGVRLGAFRLATDAADGLTGEVEVIVRPEDIAITPHPGPAAGALTGAVLAQSFLGPVTRLSVRLDGGDQVLRVDQPSHRAADFPPGTAVALDLAVGRLMVVGA is encoded by the coding sequence ATGGGGTACCTGCGACTGGACGGGCTGCGCAAGGCGTTCGGCGGCCAGACCGCGCTCGACGGGCTCGACCTGGACCTCGCCGAGGGCGAGCTGGTCAGCCTGCTCGGCCCCAGCGGCTGCGGCAAGACGACCGCGTTGCGGATCGTGGCCGGGTTCGAGACCGCCGACGCCGGGTCCGTGCTGGTGGCCGGCCGTGACATCACGGGCGTGCCCGCGAACAGGCGGGACATGGGCATGGTGTTCCAGGCTTACAGCCTGTTCCCGAACATGACCGTGACGCAGAACGTGGCGTTCGGCCTGCGGCTGCGCAAGGCGCCGGACCGGGCCGGGCGGGTCGCCGAGCTGCTGGAGCTGGTCGGGCTCGCCCACCTCGGCAAGCGCTACCCGCACCAGCTGTCCGGCGGTCAGCAGCAACGCGTGGCGCTGGCCCGTGCCCTGGCGATCCGGCCGCGGGTGCTGCTGCTGGACGAGCCGCTGTCCGCGCTGGACGCCAAGGTGCGGGTGACCCTGCGTGACGAGATCCGGCGCATCCAGACCGAGCTGGGCATGACCACGCTGTTCGTCACGCACGACCAGGAGGAGGCGTTGGCGGTCTCCGACCGGGTGGGCGTGATGTCGCACGGCAGGCTGGAGCAGCTGGACACCCCCGCGGTCGTGTACCGGGAGCCCGCGTCGGCGTTCGTGGCGCGGTTCGTCGGCGTGACGAACGCCCTGCACGGCGTCGCCGAGGCCGGTGGCGTCCGGCTGGGCGCGTTCCGGCTGGCCACCGACGCGGCGGACGGGCTGACCGGCGAGGTCGAGGTGATCGTGCGGCCGGAGGACATCGCGATCACGCCACACCCCGGCCCGGCGGCCGGCGCGTTGACCGGCGCCGTGCTCGCGCAGAGCTTCCTCGGCCCGGTCACCAGGCTGTCCGTGCGGCTCGACGGCGGCGACCAGGTCCTGCGGGTCGACCAGCCGTCCCACCGGGCGGCCGACTTCCCGCCCGGCACCGCCGTCGCGCTGGACCTCGCGGTCGGCAGGCTCATGGTCGTCGGGGCGTGA
- a CDS encoding DUF305 domain-containing protein — protein sequence MRIVFVAVLVAVLAGCTSQADDQPPIIAPQGPGEQAKTLAPEEFGTDRWVAPSRADLDYVARMIVHHRQALEMTALAPERAQNETVRGLASRIHDTQGPEIAAMEQWQRQYAENAPAHGHSGELPEVDHASMPGMATDEQLAALEAARGADFDRLFLQLMIAHHEGAVRMAVDVLSTGRDVRVEEMANDVSVSQTDEIDRMRAITIP from the coding sequence ATGCGGATCGTGTTCGTCGCGGTGTTGGTGGCCGTCCTCGCGGGCTGCACGTCCCAGGCGGACGACCAGCCTCCGATCATCGCGCCGCAAGGGCCCGGCGAGCAAGCGAAGACGTTGGCGCCGGAGGAGTTCGGCACCGACCGCTGGGTCGCGCCCAGTCGAGCCGACCTGGACTACGTGGCCCGCATGATCGTCCACCACCGACAGGCGCTGGAGATGACCGCGCTGGCCCCGGAACGCGCGCAGAACGAGACCGTGCGCGGCCTGGCGTCCCGGATCCACGACACCCAGGGCCCGGAGATCGCCGCGATGGAGCAGTGGCAGCGGCAGTACGCGGAGAACGCGCCGGCGCACGGCCACAGCGGCGAACTGCCCGAGGTCGACCACGCGTCCATGCCCGGCATGGCCACCGACGAGCAGTTGGCCGCCCTGGAGGCCGCGCGGGGCGCGGACTTCGACCGGCTCTTCCTCCAGCTCATGATCGCCCACCACGAGGGCGCGGTCCGGATGGCCGTCGACGTGCTGTCCACCGGACGCGACGTGCGCGTCGAGGAGATGGCCAACGACGTGTCCGTGTCGCAGACCGACGAGATCGACCGGATGCGGGCGATCACCATCCCCTGA
- a CDS encoding ABC transporter permease: MVAPVTTGVGRADRAAPGPGPGRSRVAWLVVVPFLAYVGTFLVYPTVSVLAGAFQDADGGFTPTNLADLTRGAYLRAFLRSIELSAITALLGAVLGALLSWAVAGGAPDGPLRRVVVAGAGVLAQFGGVPLAFAFLATVGFQGFVTRFLRDSFGVDLFAGGAWLFELPGLTLVYTFFQIPLMVIVFLPALDGLRPQWREAVDSLGGTAWTYWRHVGGPVLLPAFLGAVLLLFANAFSAYATAAALVSQGSPIVPLQIRGFLTGEVLLGRENLGKALGLGMVVVVGVAMGLYAVVQRRFARWQR, encoded by the coding sequence GTGGTCGCACCCGTCACGACCGGGGTCGGGAGGGCCGACCGCGCCGCTCCGGGCCCCGGTCCCGGCCGCAGCCGCGTGGCGTGGCTCGTCGTGGTGCCCTTCCTGGCCTACGTCGGCACGTTCCTGGTGTACCCGACGGTGTCGGTGCTGGCCGGCGCGTTCCAGGACGCCGACGGCGGGTTCACGCCCACCAACCTGGCCGACCTGACCCGCGGTGCGTACCTGCGGGCGTTCCTGCGCAGCATCGAGCTGTCCGCGATCACCGCCCTGCTGGGCGCGGTGCTCGGGGCCCTGCTGTCGTGGGCGGTGGCCGGCGGCGCGCCGGACGGGCCGCTGCGCCGCGTCGTGGTGGCCGGCGCGGGCGTGCTCGCCCAGTTCGGCGGCGTGCCGCTGGCGTTCGCGTTCCTGGCCACGGTCGGCTTCCAGGGCTTCGTCACGCGGTTCCTGCGCGACTCGTTCGGCGTGGACCTGTTCGCCGGCGGCGCGTGGCTGTTCGAGCTGCCCGGCCTGACCCTGGTCTACACGTTCTTCCAGATCCCGCTGATGGTCATCGTGTTCCTGCCCGCGCTCGACGGCCTGCGCCCGCAGTGGCGGGAGGCGGTGGACAGCCTCGGCGGCACGGCGTGGACCTACTGGCGGCACGTCGGCGGCCCTGTCCTGCTGCCCGCGTTCCTCGGCGCGGTGCTGCTGCTGTTCGCCAACGCGTTCTCCGCCTACGCCACGGCGGCGGCGCTGGTGTCGCAGGGCAGCCCGATCGTGCCGTTGCAGATCCGCGGCTTCCTGACCGGCGAGGTGCTGCTGGGCCGGGAGAACCTGGGCAAGGCGCTCGGCCTGGGCATGGTCGTGGTGGTCGGCGTGGCGATGGGCCTGTACGCGGTGGTGCAGCGGAGGTTCGCCCGATGGCAGCGGTGA
- a CDS encoding ABC transporter ATP-binding protein → MAIIEVVDLVKTYDRKVAVDGVSFTVDEGEIFGILGPNGAGKTTTVECVEGLRNPDGGTIRVDGLDPRHDRAKLRTRLGVQLQQSELPDRIRVGEALDLYASFYRDPADWRELLARLGLADRAKTEYRKLSGGQKQRVSIALALIGKPKVAVLDELTTGLDPQARRDTWSLVEQIRDAGVTVVLVTHFMEEAERLCDRIALIDAGKLVAVDSPAGLVSRVDGEQRVRFRPSAPLDVDLLTDLPEVSQVERHGPQLVVTGTGNLLHAVTSVLARNQIVAADLRIEQAGLDDAFIRLTGRKLSE, encoded by the coding sequence ATGGCAATCATCGAGGTGGTCGACCTCGTCAAGACCTACGACCGCAAGGTCGCGGTGGACGGCGTGTCGTTCACCGTCGACGAGGGGGAGATCTTCGGCATCCTCGGCCCGAACGGGGCCGGGAAGACGACGACGGTCGAGTGCGTGGAAGGCCTGCGCAACCCCGACGGCGGCACGATCCGCGTCGACGGCTTGGACCCGCGACACGATCGCGCGAAGCTGCGCACCCGGCTGGGCGTGCAGCTGCAGCAGAGCGAGCTGCCCGACCGCATCCGGGTCGGCGAGGCGCTGGACCTGTACGCGTCGTTCTACCGCGACCCGGCCGACTGGCGGGAGCTGCTGGCCCGCCTGGGCCTGGCCGATCGCGCCAAGACCGAGTACCGCAAGCTCTCCGGCGGCCAGAAGCAACGCGTCTCCATCGCGCTGGCGCTGATCGGCAAGCCCAAGGTCGCCGTGCTGGACGAGCTCACCACGGGTTTGGACCCGCAGGCGCGCCGCGACACGTGGAGCCTGGTCGAGCAGATCCGCGACGCCGGCGTCACGGTCGTGCTGGTCACCCACTTCATGGAGGAGGCCGAGCGGCTGTGCGACCGGATCGCCCTGATCGACGCGGGCAAGCTGGTCGCGGTCGACAGCCCGGCCGGGCTCGTGTCCCGGGTGGACGGTGAGCAGCGGGTCCGGTTCCGGCCCTCCGCGCCGCTCGACGTGGACCTGCTCACCGACCTGCCCGAGGTCTCGCAGGTCGAGCGGCACGGTCCGCAGCTCGTCGTGACCGGTACCGGCAACCTGCTGCACGCCGTCACGTCGGTCCTCGCCCGCAACCAGATCGTCGCCGCCGACCTGCGCATCGAGCAGGCCGGCCTGGACGACGCCTTCATCCGCCTCACCGGCCGCAAGCTCTCGGAGTAA
- a CDS encoding LVIVD repeat-containing protein — protein sequence MSVVAWAPQATAAPDDADLAGLSETQLSSQEQPAAGIPGVDEIRNSRNVKHLANLPKPAPFTASSTWSDLAFQNGYAFDGNYDGFVIYDVRNPRKPSIVSSVWCPGSQNDISVKDNLLFLSTDSSRSDNSCASTPLSATNKDAWEGIKIFDISDKRNPKYVAAVETKCGSHTHTLVPDKKGKNAYLYVSSYGPNATFPDCQPPHDLISIVKVPLKNPAAASLLSENVLFPDGGNPGRDGTIEEGYVRATSGCHDITVYPSKDLAAGACMGDGVLWDISDREKPREINRVQDNVNFAFWHSATFNNEGTKVVFTDELGGGGAPTCNEKIGPTRGADGIYDITGRGDGRKLEFRSYYKISRTQGDTENCVAHNGSLIPVQGRDIMVQAWYQGGISIWDFTDSRNPKEIGWFERGPLPNGAGGGSWSAYYYNGYIFSSDMAKGFDVLDIRDPRTATAKLIRVGELNVQTQGAYRDLFPR from the coding sequence CTGTCGGTCGTGGCCTGGGCGCCGCAGGCGACGGCGGCGCCGGACGACGCCGACCTTGCCGGACTGTCCGAAACGCAGCTGTCGAGCCAGGAGCAGCCGGCCGCCGGCATCCCCGGCGTCGACGAGATCCGCAACAGCCGCAACGTCAAGCACCTGGCGAACCTGCCGAAGCCGGCGCCGTTCACCGCGTCGTCGACGTGGTCCGACCTGGCGTTCCAGAACGGCTACGCGTTCGACGGCAACTACGACGGCTTCGTCATCTACGACGTGCGCAACCCGCGCAAGCCGTCCATCGTGAGCTCGGTCTGGTGCCCCGGCTCGCAGAACGACATCTCGGTCAAGGACAACCTGCTCTTCCTGTCCACGGACTCCTCGCGCAGCGACAACTCCTGCGCCAGCACGCCGCTCTCCGCGACCAACAAGGACGCGTGGGAGGGCATCAAGATCTTCGACATCAGCGACAAGAGGAACCCGAAGTACGTCGCCGCGGTCGAGACCAAGTGCGGTTCGCACACGCACACGCTGGTGCCGGACAAGAAGGGCAAGAACGCGTACCTGTACGTCTCGTCGTACGGCCCGAACGCGACCTTCCCGGACTGCCAGCCGCCGCACGACCTGATCTCCATCGTCAAGGTGCCGCTGAAGAACCCGGCGGCGGCGTCGCTGCTGAGCGAGAACGTGCTGTTCCCGGACGGCGGCAACCCCGGTCGTGACGGCACGATCGAGGAGGGCTACGTCCGCGCCACCTCGGGCTGCCACGACATCACCGTGTACCCGTCGAAGGACCTCGCCGCCGGCGCCTGCATGGGTGACGGCGTGCTGTGGGACATCTCCGACCGGGAGAAGCCCCGCGAGATCAACCGCGTGCAGGACAACGTGAACTTCGCGTTCTGGCACTCGGCCACCTTCAACAACGAGGGCACCAAGGTCGTCTTCACCGACGAGCTCGGTGGCGGCGGCGCGCCGACGTGCAACGAGAAGATCGGCCCGACCCGCGGCGCGGACGGCATCTACGACATCACCGGTCGCGGTGACGGTCGCAAGCTGGAGTTCCGCTCCTACTACAAGATCTCCCGGACCCAGGGCGACACGGAGAACTGCGTGGCGCACAACGGTTCGCTGATCCCGGTGCAGGGTCGCGACATCATGGTGCAGGCGTGGTACCAGGGCGGCATCTCGATCTGGGACTTCACCGACTCCCGCAACCCCAAGGAGATCGGCTGGTTCGAGCGCGGCCCGCTGCCCAACGGCGCCGGCGGCGGCTCGTGGTCGGCGTACTACTACAACGGCTACATCTTCTCCTCCGACATGGCCAAGGGCTTCGACGTGCTCGACATCCGCGACCCGCGGACCGCGACGGCGAAGCTCATCCGCGTCGGCGAGCTGAACGTGCAGACGCAGGGGGCGTACCGGGACCTGTTCCCGCGCTAG